The sequence tgtgaagggttcgcgcctacctcgccggagcggcgaaGACGacgctagtggaatcgaggtattgagtgatttcttgtccacttggctcaaacatcaagttgtgtcttgatagaggagcaagtgagagtttgaagtccacctcaacatgGATTAGAGGTGATCATCCCCGGTACCACAAGATAAAATTCAGTGTCATTCTCTTCACTCATTACTTATTACTTTGCAAGTAGTTAGTAATTTGTGTAGTGCCTCTCATTTCTAGCATTGCCATAGTTGTTCCTCATAAATTGCTTACTTGTTGTAGCTAAATAATTTATATCcttgtcatattgattaaattcTCTAGTATTTTTATTTTAGTTAAAACCATCTATTCACTCCTAgttggtgtcctagatcctacaccgacgacgggccACCGACAACATGTCGTCCTAACATTTAGAGATTTGGCAAGTGGCGGCGGGGCTTCAAGGTCGTCAGGCACGGGCTGGAGTATGGgagaaactgagaaacgaagaaaGTGAGGGGGTAGGAAACAAGAGAAAGGCCTAATGAAAATTGATGGGCCTATTCTAGTTACATGGGCTAGGCCCCGAGCCATGGACTGGGTGGCCTAGGGCCTAAATCCGCCCCTATCTATGATCCTCGTGGGAATATGGCCGACGAGAATTATCTAGCTGACGGGAATTAGCTAACCCCTGTAGGCTATAATAAGCTGATGTGGATTAATTAATTTAACATCGATCGTTCATAGGAATTAATTAAACCTTGTCTAGGTATTCTCTTCAGCCAATAATCGACAGGAATTAACCCTAAACCGATAGAAATTAGTAATTCTCGTCGGTtcttggccgacgggaattacatgGATGAATAACTTGATTCGAACCTAGCATGCTAGATTGAGTCGTGTTTTTATGGATTACATTTATAATATATTTTGAGAAAAAAGATACATTCCACTGCCTGAAGATGACGGTGGTGCATCCATAAAAGAGTTTTTACTAAAAATGTTTTAATACAAAGTATCTTTTTTAAATAACAAGTtcttaaaaaagaaaaaaagatatTAATGGGCCTCTACCTTAGCGTGTCGGGCCGGCGTCGGATCAATATGGGGCCCAATCCTGCAACGGGCCCAAAACCTCGACGGGTAACGCATACGGCAACTCCTCTCTCCGCTGTTGCTCTCTTCCCGTCGCGCTTTCTCCTCGTGCGGCTACTGGGtaaccgccgccgctgccgccctacGCCAGGTTCTCAGGTCATTGTCAGTCCCCTTACTTCGCCGGCTCATTCGGCGGCGACGAGCACCAGGTATCCCCACCCCTTCTCTTCCCTTCCTGCCGTACGAAACCGAACACCCGAACCCTAACTTAAGCTACTTGTATTCGGATCTGATCTACTAAGTTTATACGGCCCCAGTGTATACGTGCATACTAACTTCTATTTTTATGCCATTTTTTGGGTGTATATGAGTACACTCATGTCCTTACTTGGTCCGCCCCTGATCCTGACCGTAGGTTCTACCGTAGATTTCGCTTTAGCTCCAAAACTTCCAATTTTCTGCCATcttttttctgttttctattaTTCGTGTACTGAATTTCTGTCTGCTTGTAGAAATCCTAGCTGCTTTGAGTATGGAGGCGCTGTTTGGGTGCAACAAACATGGCGGGGACAAGGCCGCTGATTTGGCCTCGTTTATAATCGTGCAGGCTGCCTTGGAGGTGCCAAGGTTACTTGGGCTCCTTGCCATGGTAAAAGTTTCTTCTTTCCTCACGCCTTACAATAAATCTTGTTACAGAATTACAATATATCTCTGTGCAGTAGCTGTGTTGCTGTATTCTGTAAGGTCAGTAGATCTTGATATGTGAGGGGCATTTTTCCCCCTGTGTGGGGTGCGAGGGTTGGGGGGGGGGTATGAAGTTAGAGCGTTATGTGTGATTATTATTGCGAATGGGCCTCTAGCTGGTTTGGTTAGATCGCTCTAGTAGCACTCAGATCCTAGGTTTGACTCCCCATAGAACGAATTTTAGGCTGGGGTTAAAATAATTTTGTCTATCTCACGTCAAAGCACAGATGTAAGGTCTGATCTAGGTCATGTGGTCGTTCTCACAAGTGCTATGGTGTTGCTGTGTACTGTTGGGGCAGGAGTTTGGTTTTTTTTTACCTGCTTGAGAAGGTCTTAGCAAAATGCTTGGGTAGGCTGTCTTACCTCTTGCAGGTCGTGTTTTTTTATTGTATGATTATTCCCTGGTGGTCCTAAGGAATCTGGTATCTTTTGTTTCGTTTACCGTAATTATCTTTTGTTTTGTTTGCCGTAATTATCTTTTGTATGCTCGTGCCATCAATGCAACATGGATATGGCTATTTGTACAGATATGACATTTTCCAAAAAAAGGACTGTTCTTTTGGACACATTAAGTAtttttaataaataaataaataataaaacaTATTAAAAATCTAAAAGCACTAGCAGCCAAGCCTTGCATTCTGGCCATTGTGTTGTTTGCTCATCCTATCCTTATTTCCATCTAGCGAACGCCCCACAGACATGCCTCCCAAGCATCCCCATTCAGTCCTCAAAATCTGATTAAGAATGTATAGGTGCTTAGTGCTGAAGTTGAAGCCCTCAATTTAAAGGAGGATTTGATTATTCAATTAATTATATCACAATGCTGCAGCTGTATAATATCAATATTCCGAGAGAAATTAATAAAAAAATGGGCCAGAGAAAGAGGAAAGTGGGGAAGCTCACTGAGGCAGTGTAACTGCTGACCACCAAGCAATATGCAGCACTCTGGTTGCCTTGCCTCCCTTTGCTTGGAGCAGCAGTGTGGCATGGCTCAGTGGGCGGAGAGACAGCCGCCAGAGGATGTAGGAGGCCTTGCCATGGCCTATGTGAAGCAACTGACCCTATGACATGTCTGACACTTGTGGCCCCTACTATGGTTGTCTTGCACCATGGCTGTCTAGCATGAGCACAACCGTTACTCTACCTTCTGCAGTAGCATGATGTGACACTGCTCGGCCACGAGGATTTCGCCGGCCTTGCCTCCACAGGAACTACACAGTTGGGTGGAGGACCTTGCCTTTGCCTTCGCTTGACCATGGAGGAGTTATCAAGCATGGGTGTAGGGGGTGTTGTGGTGGCTATGGCCTGTGTAGGGTTATGGGAGGAGGGATGCAGCAGGCGTGGGGAGTCTGGGAGTTATCCAACAAGCTGTTGGTTGGCTGGGCCGTATCAGACGAGTCTAGCGTACCAGTAAAGAGTATCCTAATTGTTGGTAATTTATTTTTTATAGATACTTCACTGATACATATCCACTGTGTATCCATGCTGTATTATTGGATATTTAGCCAATACAGGATATGCCTTTATCCTGGCATGTCGGGGTAATGTAACTCACCATTACAAAATAAGCTGAGGCAAGCATGCGTGACAAACTTGTTAATTGTATTGCTTGGATAACAGACTTTTGCGGTTACTCAGTTTAGAGATGAATTGGTACTATTTGATGTGCTCCTCTGAGGTTTAACCAGTGAACCTCTTTTGCCTTCAAGATCAATAAAAGCAGGTTTGTCGGAGGTGTTTGGTTTGGTAGTTTGGTCTGAAAATGCTATGTGTTTTCTTGCCCAAGAGCTTGATGTTTACAGTCTACCTAGCGGTGTTTGTATCAAGCCAACTGATATGACGTGTTTGAATGTCTTTTGTGCTAATGATGAAATTGCAAGGATCTACCATTTATTTTCTTCCTCATACGTGTCTTATGTCCTTTAAAGCCCGGGAATAACCATTGTTGCATTGTTCGTGCACTTTTAATTGGAAATATACCTCGTCTTAGCTAATACTGTGTACTGTTTTGACTTTCTTGTGCAGATTCTTCATAATGAAATCTTTACATCTGGTGGAGATCAGAATTTGATTAATAGGTAATGCCCACTGGTGCATAATGTCAAAACATGTACCACATCATTATTGCCATGGGCATTTCTTTTCGTCTCCCAAAGCTGAGGATTGTTTGTTTCCTTCTCCACaaggattctgagcaaaaacaaaAATGCAACTGATTTCGAGAACAAGGATGATGGAGAGtctgatgatgataatgatgaggAGGGAGACGATGAGGATGCTGAAAACCAAGAAGATGATGGTGGTGATGAGGGATCAGATGACAATGGGAATGAggaggaagatgacgacgacgatgataacGATCCTGCAGCCAACGGTGAAGGAGGaagtgacgacgatgatgatggtggagaggatgaagaggaggatgatgacgacgatgatgatggggATGGTGACAAtgaggaagatgaggaggaagaagaggaagaggatgatgacgatgatgtcCCCCAACCACCTACTAAGAAGAGGAAATGATAGATGGCTGTGATTTGGTTGGCTGGTTGCTTACATGCAGGAATGCTCCCTGTTCGCCCCTGCCTAGCAGTCTCCTGTTTAGTGGGTAGGGGGTTTTAGCTTGATCGTGGACAATTCATAGCCTagcttggaaacaaaaagaaacatTTAATTGTGCATGTACTATTAAACCATTCCTTTAATCATGTATCTCAGATTGCTACCAACCCCTGTGATGCTCCGAATGGTTTCTACATTGTGTTTGCTTCAGTTTTGTTGCAACTTGCAATTTGACAATGTTCTGATATACTTTGCTTGTCTATTTCGGTCACTTGTATGTTATGCTTGGTTGCAAGGACAGAGCAGAATTTGCCAAAGTATTCCGGGAGGAACGTCCCCTTCGGTGACGACCTTTGGAGTTTGTTTGGTGAGAAAGTGATTGGAGGGGATTagggaaaaatgaactaattgctaccgcaattcctttcacTATATGACAAGGTCTTCGGCATGCTAGGCATGACCGCGCGTCCGCACGAGAAGCTACCaaaatacgaaaagcataatctaTGTCATCTAAATGGTCGTCACTAAACCGAACTTTGTAAAATGCAAACCTTTGCTATAGCATTGAAACAAAGTTTCAAAGAACATCACTTCCATTTTGCTTGCATATCGTTTTGAAAAGACAACGAAATTTTAAGCAAAGTCCATATTGATTGCTGCAAGAAAAAAAATGCTGAGATTAATCATCACCATACTGTTTAAGTTTCCCCATGCTTCAATGTCTCGCTGGGGCTGATGACTTAGGAAGATGGACTCAGTTGCTCGAAGGCTGGAAGAGAATTTATGGGATCAAAACATGATCGGACCTTGGAACTAAAAACTCCAACCAAGAAAACGGAAACCAAATACACAACGGGGCTCATGAACTGGACGAGCAAAAGCACATGCCATAGATGCTGTATTACTGACATACTGCTCTACTCGCCTTGCAAAACTACGGCCTTTATCCTGCGTCTCTCGCTGGCTTAGAGCCATTTGAAGAGAATGCCACCATGGGCGGCGAAGAAGGGGGCGAAGACAAGGGATTCAACCGCCATAAGCTTGATGAGGATGTTGAGGGAAGGGCCAGACGTGTCCTTGAGAGGATCTCCAATGGTGTCACCAATGACAGCCGCCTTGTGAGGGTCAGAACCTTTTGGGCCAAGGGTCCTGGCATGCTCTGAAACTCCAGCCTGAGCAAACCAAAGATCAAAATGTTATAAATAATTTTTTCCCTTAAAAAAAGCCtttttagagaaggtgttatgcaGGTTCAGGCAGGGAAAACAAGGCCCAGTAAAGTCTGCGTGTAACTTTACCTCAATGTACTTCTTGGCGTTGTCCCAGGCACCACCAGTGTTGGATGCAGAAATGGCAATCTGAAAATGGTGAAATGTAATAAGGAAAAACTCGGGTGCAAGTATCATATCGAAATTTGCGAGGAACTCCCACCAACCTGAACACCAGAGACAAGGGCACCAGCAAGGACTCCAGAGAGGGTCTCAACCCCAAATAGAATCCCAACGATCAGTGGTGTGAGCATAACAAGAGCACCTGGGGGGATCATCTCCTTGATGGATGCATCCGTTGAGATCTTGACACAAGTTGCGTAGTCAGGCTTTGTGGTGCCTTCCATGAGCCCAGGGATGTTGTTGAACTGCCGACGAACTTCCTCCACCATCTTGAGCGCAGCACTGCCCACACTCTTCATGGTCATTGCCGAGAACCAGTACGGGAGCATAGCACCGACAATAAGCCCGATGAATACTTTAGGAGTCAGAACATCAACAGTGGAGATAGCAGCCCGGCTTACAAACGCACCAAATAGTGCAAGGGAAACCAAGGCTGCAGAGCCAATGGCAAAACCCTGCAAATACAAAACCATGAGATTTTTTCTCTAGCAAAACCAATTGCATTGAAGGTGGTATAAAATGATCTAAATAGAAAATACTAAAGTTTATAGGGGCGTCCAAGCTCTTAAATGAAAGCACATGCAAGATTACAACTATGTATGAATCCTAACTGGCATTTGCAAATGGAAAAAGCAGAAAACTTGAAATATCATTAGTTCGCTGTGCAATCACATGAAATTCTGATAAGACAAGCACATGTCTACCTTCCCAATTGCAGCCGTGGTATTTCCTGCAGCATCTAGAGCATCAGTTCTCTCACGAATCCTATGGCTCATCCCAGCCATTTCAGCTATTCCTCCAGCATTATCACTGATAGGGCCATATGCATCAATAGCAAGACCTGTGGCAATGGTGCTCAGCATTCCAAGAGCAGCCACAGCAACACCATACATGGCAGCAAGGCTGAAGCTGAGGAAGATACTAAACGCAATAGCAAAAATTGGGATAATGACTGATTTGTAACCCAAAGCAAGCCCAAAAATGACATTAGTAGCTGCTCCAGTTCTGCAGGAATCAGCAACATCTTGTACAGGGCTGGAACACAAAACGACAAATATGTCATACATTGGAAGCAAACAAGAAATGCTACCATCATACTCACTAGCAAGAAAAAAAAGATTCTAGATACCTGTAGGCATTGCTTGTGTAGTACTCAGTAACAAAACCAATGACTAGGCCAGCCCAGAGACCAACCGCCACACACAAGAACAATTGCCTGATAAATTTAAATTAGAATGAGACTGAAATATGAATTACTTAGTATCAAAACCAACAATTAGCCAGCGCAAACACCAACTACACATAAGAACAGGTGCCTGATAAATTTAACACAAATATTGTAATACGAACTTTATACTAAAAACTTCAATGGCCAATCAAAATTTTTGCATACCAGCTTTGCACTGTCTTCTGGACTCCAAAGTTGAAAATAGTGAAAGTGTATGGAAGACCAAGCCAACTGATTAGTGCAATGCCAATGGTCATCACAATTGTGGAAATTATGAGCTGTTTCTTGAGAGCAGGCTCTATTTCATCCACAGCCTTTATCTCGAAGAAATCAGTTGCAAACAGCGTTGTTATGAGACATGCTATAATACCAACAGAACTGACGAGAAGAGGGTACACCATCGGAGTAAATTCATGGTTGATTCCAAAAGACGAGATAGAGGCCACAACAAGAGCAGCACATGATGATTCAGCATATGAGCCAAAGAGATCTGATCCCATTCCAGCAATATCTCCAACATTATCACCAACATTGTCAGCAATAACCTGCAAGTACATCAAGATATCATTCTTACACCATGGTGCAGATGCCAATCTAGTACTATGGCAAGCAGAATGCTAGCTATAAGCTATGACCGAAAGCAAATTGGTCCTTGTACTCAGATTGGTCCTTGTAAGGACTCATAATTTTATTCTTTCTTAATAAAATGACACGTTGCTCTATTGCGTTGTTCGAGAAAAAAAGTATGAACACTATGCAGTTGCAGTGTAGCAAGATAGCACTTAAGAACTGGAAGCTTTAACAATTCAAGTGAATAAATTCTTACAGCTGGGTTTCTTGGATCGTCctcaggaatgtttctttctaccTTCCCCACAAGGTCAGCACCAACATCAGCAGCCTTGGTATAAATACCACCACCAACGCGGCCGAAAAGAGCCATAGAAGAACCACCAAGGCCATAACCAGTAATAGCTTCAAAAAGACCTTCCCAGTCATCACCGTAATAAATTCCAAACAAATTGATAGCAATGTAAAGAACCAAAAGACCGCTGGCAGCAAGCAGGAAGCCCATTACTGCACCAGCTCGGAAGGCAGTAATAAATGCCTTTCCGACACCCTTTCTGGCCTCTAAAGTTGTCCGGGCATTCGCATAAGTTGCGATCTTCATTCCAAGAAAGCCGGAAACTAGTGAGGTGACTGCACCAAGCACAAAAGCTATAGTACTGAAGATGGCATTAGCAAGGGCAGGCTTGCAAGTCTGGTCCTTGATATAGTGGCAAGGTTGACTCTTCGTGCTGAATCCCTCGACAGACCCAAGGAAGAGGAATATAAGGATTGCAAAGATGCCCATGAATAATCCAACATACTTGTACTCAGTGAAAAGGAAAGATGTAGCTCCTGTTCACAACGAAGTAAGGAAAAGGATGGCAAAGTTGTTCAGTAGTGGCAGACAGTGTATTAAGGTTTGCTAAATAAAAAATTGAAATGAGCAAAGCATGCTACAGAACAACATCGACTCTGAAGTAACAAAAAATTCAAGGCTGATGATACTGAACCCCAAACACCTCTAAAATAAAGCAAGTTCGAGTATTTGCCACCCCATTCTGGCGCTTGAGGATTGCCACTCGTTCACCACGTCAGTGGCACAATGGAGTGCAAAATCCTACAATGGCAAACCCTCTACTTCTATGTGCATGACAATATTACCTTGTGAAAGAATTGCTGCGCTCACTATGAAACAGGCCTAAATGGGAACAGCTCTTTGATCCTATATGAAGAAGATAAGTTTTATACTCCCTCAGTCCCTCTGTCCTAAATTATAAGTCATTCTGACTTTTTTTAAGAGTCAAAACATCTCAAGTTTAACTAAATTTATATAATAAAGTAATAATATTTATGATACTAAATAAGTATTGTTAGATTCTTCATTAATTCTATTTTCATGTTTTACCTATTTAATACCATAGATCTTTGTAATTCTCTCTGTAATAATTTTGGTCAAACTTGAGATGTTTTGACTCTCCAATAAAGTTAGAATATCTTATAATTTGGAACGGAGGAGCATCGCAGTCCTTCACTTCATCACTTGCATGCATGGATTTGATCAAACCCATTTTAGGTAGACTGGGTATAAGTTGCTTAATTTATGTACCTTTGTTACATTGTTAGATTCTTCATTAATTCTATTTTCATATTTTACTTATTTAATGCCATAAATCTTTGTAATTCTCTCTGTAATAATTTTGGTCAAACTTGAGATGTTTTGACTCTCCAATAAAGTTAGAATATCTTATAATTTGGAACGGAGGAGCATCGCAATCCTTCACTTCATCACTTGCATGCATGGATTTGATCAATCAAACCCATTTTAGGTAGACTGGGTATAAGTTGCTCAATTTATGTACCTTTATTACGCATCCTGAAAAAACAAGCCAAATTAAGATTCTAGCGGTAGATAATAGCAGTTTTCCACCTTTTAATGTTGTCACGGTCAGAACAGCACAGGTACATGAGTCAACATCAAACCAACTGGAACAGAGAACTACAGATAAATGGTAAACAGTGACAGACTGATAGCTGCCTTAAGAGCAAATTAATTCAGTGCTAACTTAAATGAAAACCACGAGGTCCATTGAAAACTTATCCATCAAGACTAAACCGGCAACTACAACATGCCGTAGGCAATTGGTGCTGCAACGGGAAATTGAGAACTAACCAAATCCAACTCAACAAGCTTTAAAAATGCCTATACTAAGTCAGCTTATTTTAAATGAACTCTTAGCAAATAAGGCAGCAACTAGTGAATGTCAAAATAGTTCGGTAATTAGGGAGAAAATAGCTCACTAAGTTTCACTGCTAAAGCTACAGAAACTACATGATCTGTCTCTTGCCCGTTGTGTAAACAGTAAAACCAAACACACAATCACCTTCACAGAAAAGGTCACATTTGACTGACCTACACGATTATTGCTCCCAGGTATCATCAACGATGAATATGAGATATCATCCAATCGTTAATTCAGAAAGATAGCTACCACATATTTATCGTTATCTTCGTATTATTAGATTAGATAAGAACTACCACGAGTACATCAACAATTAGGTCTGAAATGTTAGagtgtgtttggtttctagggaccaatgtttagtcccttcattttgttCCATCTTAGTATATAAATtgacaaatatagaaactaaaatagagttttagtttctatatttgataattttgtaactaaagtagaataaaatgtagggactaaaaaatagtccctacaaaccaaacacccccttactgGAACACAATACAAAGTGCAACAATTCATCTGCATCAGTACTTCCCCGCACATGTGCACATGCAAGGAATTCAATGAATTATGAAATTACCAAAGCGCGGCAGGATGTAGACCATGTGGATCCCACAAGATGAAGTCTGGACCGACTACAGTTAATATCAGCTGCAGTGAAGATTGAGTAGCGAGGACCACGTGCTGCGAGAACTTATCTCTTTATCTGCAACCCCACTGGCCACTCCTGTGTACTTCTCAGACCGCTGGGACTTATCCCCTCATCTGTTACCCCACAGGCAGCTTCTGACCATACGACCAAACTATTACGACCAATTTTGACCACGCCCACACATTCCCAAAAGATACCTCTAAAAGGATATCTAGGTGGACCAGAATTAGCTGTGCCCCAAGGATTAGGGTTCAATTAACTACAAAAGCTTAGTGTAATCTCTGCTGCATAAAGTAGAGACAACAGCTAGTTTAAGGCCGTCCGTAGATCCATAGCCTGGAAGGTTGGAACACTAATGCAATATTAAGTTATTCACATTTCCGTAAGTGAAGATAAACTAGCAAAGATAAACTAGCAATAAGAGAGAAGGTATTCGGTTCTAAGATTTAAGTCTAAGTTCTGATAGTTGTAGATTAGATAGATGTTGTTTGCCATCTGAAAATAAAGCAAAAATCAGACATCTATGGTTTAGCAACTCTCTGAGTTATTCGGGTACGGGTACCCCCATCCCGCCCGAAAAAAaaccaacaagaaaaaaaaaagacCGTGAAAAGAGTAGCGCCTTTGCTTGTCGTTTGCAAACAAGCTGTCTCCTCCTTTATTAAAGCTAGGAACTGATTAAAAGTCTCATGTCCAAACATGAAACTTGCGTACGCACGACGTTCTCACATCACCGAGCAAGGCAACACATAAGCCGCAATAAATGATTGTTTCCTCCAACCGTCTCGTCACATAGCAACTAGCAAGCAAGACATCCGATAAAAATCAAAGTTGATTCCGTAACAGAGGTGATTGGGAGACCATCGTTAAATAGAATCGTTTATTTTTTATAAAATACAAAACATACAAAATATAAACATATACAGTACTATGTTGCAAGAACAGAATTATTTCCCACGATCCTTTTCCTCGAAAATCAAATCCAGAGCACCAACTCGTGCGGTCGTGCCTAAGCCAATAAGCAAAGCACGTAAGGTTTCGATCATTTCCAACAGCATCCAACCCAAATAATCGAAGCACCCCCGCGTACCAACTTCAAACAAAGAGTGGAGCGAAATTAAAACGCGCGCGAGTATATGCAACCAGCCAAACACAGAGCCAGCGCTCAGCCTCTCACCTTCAGAGATGGCGGTCTGGATCTCGGCGCACTTGACGACGACGTTGTGGTCGTTGAGTCCCTCCTCCTCCTCGATGAGGTAGTCGCTGGGCCCGCTCTTCACGGCCCCGCCGTCCGCGCGGCGCTCGGGGGTGACCCGCACCTTGGAGACCAGCACCCACTGCACCACCGCGAACGCGATGCCCACGGCCGCCGCGACCGGGATGAGCACCTGCGTCGCCAGCTCCGGCAGGATCGCCGCCGCAGCCATCGCCGGAGGCTACTCCCACAGCGGTAGGGTTTTCCTAACTCGAAGCTTTGGCCCTCCCACGAACCGGAGAGAATCCGGGAGACTGATACggtacgggagggaagggaggagaggcgaGCAGAGCCGCGGCCGGGCCTTATAAAGGATGGGAAGGAAGGAAGACGAGCATCAGCGACGTGTGCAGAGGCGAGTGACTGCGCTGGTAGTTGGTAGAGGAGAAGGGCATTATCGGGCTTCTAGTTTCTCGAATTTTTCGTTTCAATTATTTCACCAAAACTTTCTTTGTTTCTTAGGAAATAAAGTTTCTCAAATTCTCACTATTCTTCTACGTAAAAACATCTCCCATGGATTTTTGTTTTCAAATTTCTTACCTAACCTAGTCTTTTACCAACCTAATAACTAAATTTTCAAGCCGCGCGCGAGATCAATGCATCTCCAGATGTGTTTGAAGTTAGACGCGATAATAGTAAAGCCGTGACAACCTGACATAAATTTTATAGGTGTTGGCAAATCCGGTAGCACGAAGACCTACATATGGTGGTGTGAAGTTGGGTAAAAAAAGGTTATTTTTGTGTCGCAATTGTGTCTTTATTCCTAAAATTTAGTTTCATAATTTCGAGCCTCCTTTCGAAAAGCGAAAACAAGTTTGGGAGTGTTTTGGTTAGAGGGCACGAAAACGATACGTTAAAATCACGAAAGAATATGGACATGTTTGTTTGTGATAGCATCCTAAAGAGTTTTGGTCGGAATCTGGACTACTGAATAATCTAGCTCTTATATGGATTTGAATATCCTGAGACCTGTGTTGTGTGTTAAGAAAGGTGGAGGGCTCTGCACAATTTAGGATTTTATATTAACGTTGATTTAGACGATTTTTACAGACGCGATTCTCATGTAAGCAATCTGAAAAACAAAATATTTGGCTGCCAAAAGCCGATTCTAACAGCCAAAAACCGAAATAAATAGGGCCCGTACGCAATGTACTCCTTGATGTTAGAGAAGGACGTCTATTAAGACAGTATTGAACATTGAAGTACTTTTGCTAAAACCCCCCTAGCACCGTTTATTGAGATTCAAATATAGCATGCGGAAGGCTGGATATATATATCAAAAGTTCAAAACAGTCACAAAGGCAGAAAGGCTAATTTATTTTCTCTTTAGTTTCTTCTCTCACGTGAACAAGTAACTGCTCTCTACCATTTTCACTAGGAAACAAGAAGCTCAGTGACATCCTCAGCCATACAGTTTCAGCCTGGCCGTCGAAAACAAAAAAATGACAGCGCAAGCGCGGCACCGTCATTTTGTTTCGTTTCGGCGAGAACTGAAACCTTGCGTTAGCAAGCTCGCGGTCGCGGGTCAAAAACAAACCTCATGTGGTTTTTGACAGCTCGTGAATTTCCTATTCGACACTTGTGTTACACTTACACGACAGGTGGCCATTAAAACGGCATTAAAGAAAGCAAGACGCTGACGTGCGAAAAGGGCGAGGCCCGGAGGAAGGCCGTTGTATGGGCTACGGGGTGGCGTGCGGCCGCTCACTTCTTTCTGATCCTTTTTTCCTGGGCGACGCAAGCAGCCATGGCCGTCTTTTGTCTGGCTCCAGAGTCTCCTCACAGTCACAGAGAAGGCGCCCTAGAGTAGAGTTAATGACGGCATCACCGGAATCCGACGCGACTGAGCCGGCCCGGCACGCCGCCGTTTGAGCTGGCCCG is a genomic window of Zea mays cultivar B73 chromosome 5, Zm-B73-REFERENCE-NAM-5.0, whole genome shotgun sequence containing:
- the LOC542328 gene encoding vacuolar proton pump homolog 1; amino-acid sequence: MAAAAILPELATQVLIPVAAAVGIAFAVVQWVLVSKVRVTPERRADGGAVKSGPSDYLIEEEEGLNDHNVVVKCAEIQTAISEGATSFLFTEYKYVGLFMGIFAILIFLFLGSVEGFSTKSQPCHYIKDQTCKPALANAIFSTIAFVLGAVTSLVSGFLGMKIATYANARTTLEARKGVGKAFITAFRAGAVMGFLLAASGLLVLYIAINLFGIYYGDDWEGLFEAITGYGLGGSSMALFGRVGGGIYTKAADVGADLVGKVERNIPEDDPRNPAVIADNVGDNVGDIAGMGSDLFGSYAESSCAALVVASISSFGINHEFTPMVYPLLVSSVGIIACLITTLFATDFFEIKAVDEIEPALKKQLIISTIVMTIGIALISWLGLPYTFTIFNFGVQKTVQSWQLFLCVAVGLWAGLVIGFVTEYYTSNAYSPVQDVADSCRTGAATNVIFGLALGYKSVIIPIFAIAFSIFLSFSLAAMYGVAVAALGMLSTIATGLAIDAYGPISDNAGGIAEMAGMSHRIRERTDALDAAGNTTAAIGKGFAIGSAALVSLALFGAFVSRAAISTVDVLTPKVFIGLIVGAMLPYWFSAMTMKSVGSAALKMVEEVRRQFNNIPGLMEGTTKPDYATCVKISTDASIKEMIPPGALVMLTPLIVGILFGVETLSGVLAGALVSGVQIAISASNTGGAWDNAKKYIEAGVSEHARTLGPKGSDPHKAAVIGDTIGDPLKDTSGPSLNILIKLMAVESLVFAPFFAAHGGILFKWL
- the LOC100282923 gene encoding nucleolin; translated protein: MEALFGCNKHGGDKAADLASFIIVQAALEVPRLLGLLAMILHNEIFTSGGDQNLINRILSKNKNATDFENKDDGESDDDNDEEGDDEDAENQEDDGGDEGSDDNGNEEEDDDDDDNDPAANGEGGSDDDDDGGEDEEEDDDDDDDGDGDNEEDEEEEEEEDDDDDVPQPPTKKRK